From Paenibacillus sp. PL2-23:
GCTGCTTCACAGAGCGGTCCAGCAGCTGGCGCTGGAGCTGCTCATCGGGAAGGGCTTCACTCCGCTGGAGGTGCCGCTTATGGCGAAAGAGGCGGCGATGGCGGCGACGGCTTATTTTCCTCAAGGGAAGGAGCAGGCATACGGCGTAGAGGGGGAGGGGCGGTATCTGGTAGGCACCTCGGAGGTTCCGCTAGTCATGTATTATGCAGGAGAGGTCGTGGACCTGGATGTGCCTATCAAGCTGGCAGCGGCATCGATGTGCTTCCGCAGCGAGGTAGGCTCTGCGGGGCGAGATGTGCGGGGGCTGTATCGCGTCCATCAGTTCGCCAAGGTCGAGCAGGTCGTGCTCTGTAGGGCTGATCCGGAGCTGTCGGAGACGCTGCTTCAGGAGATTACCGCTAACGCCGAGGAGCTGCTGCAGAAGCTGGAGCTTCCTTACCGGCAAGTAGCAGTCTGCACGGGAGACATGTCGCAGAAGACGTATAAGCAATACGATATCGAGACGTGGATGCCAAGCCGAGCGGCATATGGGGAGACACATTCGTCGTCGAATCTGCATGATTTCCAGGCGCGCAGGGCGAACATTCGTTATCGCGACGAGAAGGGAACGCTGCGCTTCTGCCATACGCTCAATAACACGGCGGTCGCAAGCCCGCGCATTCTGATTCCCCTGCTGGAGAACCATCAGCGGGAGGATGGCTCGATCCACATTCCGGAGGCTCTTCGCCCCTATATGAATGGAATGAGCGAGCTCCGCGCGGAGTGACGGATGACCTAATGTAGGATCTGACGATTGAAGGAGCGCAAGATGTGAGATACTACTGCGTAAACCAACAATCAAGAGGTGAGCCGAGTGACAAAGCTGGAGTCCGATAACAAGGAAGCGGTACAGAAGGTGTGGGAGCTGATCAAGGGCATTGAGACGGCGATGCTGACGACGGTATCGGAGGAGGGACTGGTGTCCCGGCCCATGCAGACCCAAGACGTGGAGTTCGACGGAGATTTATGGTTTCTGACGAAGAAGGATACCGGGAAGTTCCACGAGCTGCTGCATAATCGCCAGGTCAATGTGGCTTACGCAGGCAAATCCTATGTATCCATTCGAGGCGAGGCTGAGCTGGTGCAAAGCGTTGAGAAGGTGAAGCAGTTCTGGAGCCCGGCCTACGAGAAGCTGCTGGAGACCACCTATGACGACCCCAATCTGGTGCTGATCAAGGTGAAGGCCGAGACGGCGGAATATTGGGATATCGGCAACAAGTTCAAGATGATCACCTTTATGTTCAACCGGCTGCTGGGCAAAAATACCGAAGGCACCTCGCTCAATAAGCTGGTGGAGCTGAAGTGAACCGCAATAAAAGGTCAACCCTTTAAATGGGTTGGCCTTTTTTTCCACACACCACATATCATTTTCGCGCGGTTTGGACGCCACGACGCTAATGGACAAAAAATGCGCTTAGAGCTCGAATGTAGCGCTTTCCAGCCTGTAACGGGCAAACTTGACGCTTAGCCCTCCTAAACGCACCGACTTTACTTCCATTGTCGTTCTAACAATCGAAAATGACCGTTACAGCTTCGGATGGTCGATTAGACTCGTCTTAAGGTTTTTTACGACCGTTAGAAGCTCAGCTGAGATAATGACGACGCCGAAAGTTTTAATTAAGGGCCGTCAGACGTTTTTCTCAGTCAATATCGGTAATCTTCCACTCGTCGTTCTCTCTTGTAAAACGGTATAACCTTGTATTTTCTCCGTTTTCCACGGTGGTTACCAAAGCCACAAGGAGAGCGCTGGTTTCGCTTTTGACACTTGCCGATTCCAATAACATCCCTGTAATCGTATGAGAAGCCATCTTCATGTTGGGATCTCGCTTGGAATCGAAAAGAGAAAAGTAAGCCTGCTCATCCCCATTATTCTGGTGCTCAGCTGCGAGGTTTGCAATCTTAACTAACTCCAGTTCATCGCCCGTCAGTTGGAATTGATCAAGATACACAACCTCGTTCTCCACCTCTTTTGGAGCAGCAGCTTCCATCTCACTTACTCCGCTGTTTTGTCCGCTCGTTTGATCTAAGTTAGAGTTACTGCTGCTGCACGCCGCCAAAGATACCAGTAGTAATGAAGCCAACAATAATAAGCCACGTTGTTTCTTCACTTAAGCACCCCTTCACCAAAGAATACACTTCCACCTAATTACTTCCTAAATATTCTGACACAAAAATAATCCATAAGGTTGCACGACGTGGAAATTAAAAATAAGAAATAAATGATTACTCGGGAGTGTTCCGGCTGTACGAGATAGCGGAACATTTGTGTATGTTTACCTTTACAGGAACGATGGAGCTTGCTACAATGGTCTTGTTCTATTGTTAACTTAAATTTATATTAACTAGGTTAACAATAAACATTGTGATAGGAGGCATTCCCCTTATGACTGCGACATACGAACAGCTCACTGCCTTAAACAAGGCGTACTTATGGCATCCTTTTACCCAAATGAAAGATTATAACGCCGCCGACCCGCTCATTATCGAACGAGGGGATGGCATCATGCTCTACGATTTGCAGGGACGCGCTTACTATGATGGCTTCTCGTCGGTCTGGCTGAATGTGCACGGGCACAATGTGCCGGAGTTGAATCAAGCGATAACCGAACAATTGGGGCGTGTCGCTCATTCCACCCTGCTGGGAATGGCCAATGTGCCTGCCATCCAGCTGGCGGATCAGCTTGTACGGATCTCGCCTGAGGGGCTGACGAAAGTGTTCTTCTCGGATGCGGGAGCGACGGGAGTCGAGATTGCGATCAAAATGGCGTTCCAGTATTGGCGCAATCGCGGCATATCTGGCAAATCGTCCTTCATCACCATGAATCAGGCCTATCATGGCGATACGATTGGCGCTGTCAGTGTGGGAGCCATTCCGCTGTACCACGACCTCTTCCGTCCGATGCTGTTCCCCGCGCACGTCCTGCCTTATCCGAACGCTTACCGGCACGAGGGCGGAGCGGCGGGAGCGATGGAAGCGACTCTTGCAGCACTGCGTGATTTGCTGGAGTCGCGGGGGGATGAGATAGCGGCGCTTATCGTGGAGCCTATTGTGCAAGGGGCCAGCGGCATCATCATCATGCCGCCGGGGTGCTTGCGCGGACTGGCGGAATTGTGCCGCGAGTACGGCGTCCTGCTCATTGCCGACGAGGTGGCCACGGGATTCGGCAGAACGGGGGCTATGTTCGCTTGTGATCTTGAAGGGGTGTCGCCCGATTTGATGATTGTGGGCAAAGGGCTGACCGGCGGCTACTTGCCTGTTGCCGCTACGCTGGCGACTGAGGAAGTGTACGATGCGTTTTATGCCGACTACAGGGAGCAGAAGACATTCTTCCACGGCCACTCTTATACGGGGAATCCGCTTGGGTGCGCCGTTGCACTGGCCAGTCTGCAGCTGCTGGAAGAACGGTGCATCGTGCAAGGCGTGATTGAGAAAGCGGCGTTCGCGGCGACCAAGCTGTCTGCGTTGATTGATTGGCCTCATGTGGGGGATATTCGCCAGCAGGGTCTGATGATCGGCATCGAGCTCGTACGCGATAAGGTGTCCCGTGAGCCATACGCTTGGGAGGAGCGGATCGGGGTTCGCGTCTGCCAGCGGGCTCGGGAGCTAGGGATGCTGACGAGACCGCTGGGGAATGTCATTGTTCTTATCCCTCCGCTTGTCAGTACCGAAGCCGAGCTGGAAGCTATGATCCGTATTCTTGCGACGGCGATTCGCGATGTCACGGAAGCCGGCTGGGGACGGGAAGGATGAAGCGCTGGCGGGGGATCTTCGTGACAGGCACGGACACCGGTGTAGGCAAGACAGTGGTGACGGCGGCGGTAGCAGCCGCGCTTCGAGAGAAGGGATGGCATGCAGGCGTATGGAAGCCCGTGCAGTCCGGAGGTTTGATGGGCAACGGGATGACTGATGCCGAATGTTTGCTGCGATGGACCGGCCTCGACGAGCAGCCTGAGGCAATCGCTCCGTTTTCTTGGGAGGCGCCCCTCGCTCCTATGCTGGCCGCCAGGCTGGCCGGCTTGACGCTCACGCTGGAAATGGTGATGTCTGCTGGGGAGCCGCTCGCGCAGCGATATGAGACGCTGTTGATCGAAGGAGCGGGCGGCGTGGCCGTACCGCTTGCTGAAGACGCTCTGATAGTGGACTTGATGGCGAAGCTTCAGGTGCCGGCGCTGATTGTTGCCCGCGCTGGACTGGGCACGATTAATCATACACTGCTGACTGCGGCGTTCCTGCGGCAGCGCCAAATCCCCATTGTAGGCGTTGTGCTGAATGAGGGTCCTGCGGCAGCCGACGACCCAAGCACGGCCTCTAACACGAAGCTCATCGAGCTGTTCGGCGGCTTGAAGGTGCTTGGCTGTTTCCCTCGACTGGCTGGCGACCTGAATCGGGAGACGTTGGTTCGAGCCGCGCAGGAGACGCTGGATCTTGCGCATATCGGGCGAGTGCTGGCAGCCTCGCATGAATAAAGATATAACGTGTTATTCAGTAACAGGAGGGAAGGGAATTATGAATACGACTTCAACACATTCAGACTGGGGGCTGCTCGCGCAGAAAGCGCTGAACGGCGAGTGTCTGACGC
This genomic window contains:
- the serS gene encoding serine--tRNA ligase, encoding MLDMKWLREHAEEVQAVAGQKGIAVSIDDLLRRDEERRRLKRETDALREKRNRLSHEIGQLMALQGQAALSRREAPTDSDEAHRLRKEMIAVNARLAELAEELRAAELGVAELCERVPNVVSPDTPVGRSDQDNVERKRVGEPRLFEFEARDHIELGELHGLIDVPRGVKAAGSRHYYLKGAGVLLHRAVQQLALELLIGKGFTPLEVPLMAKEAAMAATAYFPQGKEQAYGVEGEGRYLVGTSEVPLVMYYAGEVVDLDVPIKLAAASMCFRSEVGSAGRDVRGLYRVHQFAKVEQVVLCRADPELSETLLQEITANAEELLQKLELPYRQVAVCTGDMSQKTYKQYDIETWMPSRAAYGETHSSSNLHDFQARRANIRYRDEKGTLRFCHTLNNTAVASPRILIPLLENHQREDGSIHIPEALRPYMNGMSELRAE
- the bioA gene encoding adenosylmethionine--8-amino-7-oxononanoate transaminase, yielding MTATYEQLTALNKAYLWHPFTQMKDYNAADPLIIERGDGIMLYDLQGRAYYDGFSSVWLNVHGHNVPELNQAITEQLGRVAHSTLLGMANVPAIQLADQLVRISPEGLTKVFFSDAGATGVEIAIKMAFQYWRNRGISGKSSFITMNQAYHGDTIGAVSVGAIPLYHDLFRPMLFPAHVLPYPNAYRHEGGAAGAMEATLAALRDLLESRGDEIAALIVEPIVQGASGIIIMPPGCLRGLAELCREYGVLLIADEVATGFGRTGAMFACDLEGVSPDLMIVGKGLTGGYLPVAATLATEEVYDAFYADYREQKTFFHGHSYTGNPLGCAVALASLQLLEERCIVQGVIEKAAFAATKLSALIDWPHVGDIRQQGLMIGIELVRDKVSREPYAWEERIGVRVCQRARELGMLTRPLGNVIVLIPPLVSTEAELEAMIRILATAIRDVTEAGWGREG
- a CDS encoding pyridoxamine 5'-phosphate oxidase family protein, translating into MTKLESDNKEAVQKVWELIKGIETAMLTTVSEEGLVSRPMQTQDVEFDGDLWFLTKKDTGKFHELLHNRQVNVAYAGKSYVSIRGEAELVQSVEKVKQFWSPAYEKLLETTYDDPNLVLIKVKAETAEYWDIGNKFKMITFMFNRLLGKNTEGTSLNKLVELK
- the bioD gene encoding dethiobiotin synthase; amino-acid sequence: MKRWRGIFVTGTDTGVGKTVVTAAVAAALREKGWHAGVWKPVQSGGLMGNGMTDAECLLRWTGLDEQPEAIAPFSWEAPLAPMLAARLAGLTLTLEMVMSAGEPLAQRYETLLIEGAGGVAVPLAEDALIVDLMAKLQVPALIVARAGLGTINHTLLTAAFLRQRQIPIVGVVLNEGPAAADDPSTASNTKLIELFGGLKVLGCFPRLAGDLNRETLVRAAQETLDLAHIGRVLAASHE